ATTGCCCTTGCAGGAGTGAACTCTGGCAATTTCACAGTCTCCTCTGGTGTTGAAAATGACGATATTGATGTGAATATGGTGAATTCCGGTAACCTCACTATCAATGCTGGTGACGGAGACAATGACATTGATGTTGTTGCAACCAATTCCGGCAATCTTATAGTCAACACAGGTGTCGGTAGCGATACAATCAGTCTTGACGGAGTGAGCTCTGGCAATGCTACTATTAATAGTGGCAGCGGTGACGATGAAATTGATCTCACAGGAATGACTTCTGGAAGCGTTACGGTTAACGCTGGTGATGGAAGCGACACAATGCTTGCTGGCGCAGCCACGGAGACCTTTAACGGTGGCTCGGATGGCGCTTCAGGTGACACCGTTAGCTATGCTGCGTCAGAGAGTTCTGTAAATGTTGATTTGTCAGATGCAAACAATGATGGCATTGCCGATGTAAGCGGCAATGGTGGTGATGCGGCAGGTGATTCTTACTCCGGCATCGAAAATATTATTGGAACCGCGCATGCTGATACGTTAACTGGTAACTCCTCCAATAACGTCATTCATGGTGGAGATGGTGCTGAAGGTAGAAACTTAATTACCAATGGCGACTTCTCTGACTGGGGTTCTACCTCAGGTAGCAATCAAGGAATTCCAACTGGATGGACTGTCCCAGATGGAAAAATTGATGGGCGCGCTCATGACTATGTTGAAGTACAATCACCAGACGCTAATCCTAAGATAGACTATGGCAATTCATTGTCACAAAATATTAATACAGTGGAAGGTCATGAATACACATTGGCCTTTACTGTTCGCAACGATTCCAATTCAGCCGGACAAGATAATGAATTAAATGTCCATATTGGAAATGCCACTGGTGAAGACTTAGATGGTGGAACATATACTACAACCTCAACTACTTCTTCAGGATGGACGACTCATACTGTTACGTTTGTAGCTGGAGCAGGTGGTATGACCAGTATTTCCTTTGATCAAATTGGTGCCAGTCATGGTAACGAAGATCATTGGGGTATTTATTTGGATAATGTGTCAGTTGTTCCAAGCTTAGACGACACAATCCATGGCGGTGGTGGTGATGACATCATCAATGGCCAAAGCGGGAATGATCTCCTCTTCGGTGATGAAGGTGCTGACGTTATTAATGGTGGCATTGGAAATGACGTAATAGAAGGAGGATCAGGTACTGGTCTTCTCGGTGATACCATTAATGGTGGAACTGGCATTGATACCGCAAGCTACGAACATTCCGCCGCAGGTGTGACTGTTGATTTGTTAAACCACACAGCATCTGGTGGTGATGCCACAGGTGATACGCTTACTAGCATTGAGAACCTCATTGGTAGCGGTCAAGCTGATACCTTAATAGGTGATGCGCACGCTAACACTATTGACGGTGGTGCAGGTGCAGACACCATTCATGGTGGTGCCGGCAACGATGTGCTGTATGGCGGTGACGGTGCCGTAAGCTCTGACCTTGTGACTAATGGTGATTTTTCCACGTTTACGAATGGATCGTCTCATTATGGTGATCATCCAGAAGTGAATAGCGATGGAAATTGGAACAAGGGTGAGCTCATTGAGATTGGCAAAGAGAGTAATGGGAACTTTTTTGCAGAGGTTGATAACTACGGCCCTGAAAGGAACATAACTCAATCTATCGACACTGATTCTGATCACGAATATATTTTGACCTTTGACACCGAATGGTATGGTCGTGGTGAAAAGATGTTTTTGGATGTGGATGGAGATCATAAGCCTGAGTATATCGTAAAAGGACCAATTGAAGATGACTGGCAGCATCAGGCCTTGGTGTTTGATGGCCAAGGCGAGAATACTGTCCTTGATTTCTATCAGAAGAATAATTCAGATGGTAACCATGCGGATGGCGTACACATTGATAATGTATCTGTTGTTGAAGTTGACGACCATCTCTATGGAAATGAAGGTGAAGACGTCTTAAATGGTGGTGCAGGCAACGACATTTTAAATGGCGGAGCTGATGCAGACACCTTCTTGTTTACCGCTCATGATTTCCAAACTTCAAATGAAATTACAGTAATTGAAGACTTCAATCTTGATGAGAATGACACCTTGGATTTCCATGAGGTGCTTGGTGATGGCATATCCATTTCTCTAGATGACTCAAGCTCTTTTGAGACTTTGTACAATAAGGCAACGGACACAGCTGTTGTTAATTTGAATGTTTCAAATGGTGACGTTGAGTCTTCTCATATGATTGTATTTCAAGATATTACAAGTTCGGATGAGTACTACGATCTCATGAACCATGTGGAACAGATGATAAAATCAGGTTCGTAAGCTTTACTTAATAATTCAAAAGCCCCGTCCTTTCGGACGGGGCTTTTTTTGTATCGTAAATTTGATCACTAACGATTTAGTAAGGTAGCAAGAACTACTCGTATAACCAGCAGCGGACTTCTCGTTTTCCTTCCGGCTTGAGTAATGGCGGCTCTTGCTTTCTGCACTTGTCGAATGTGTGTTTGCAACGTTCGTTGAAACGACAGCCTGTGGGCTGAGCATAGAGAGGTGCGACTACTCCGGGGATTGTTTCTAGCATTCCTCTATGGATGGGAGTTCCTTTCTGAGGAATGGTCGGGATGGATCGGATGAGCCCTTGAGTATATGGGTGGAGAGGCTTGTTGAAAAGTTCTACAGTGCTTGCTTGTTCTACGACTCGTCCGCTGTACATTACAACGACATCGTCAGCGTTTTCTGCCACCAATCCGAGGTCATGAGTAATAAGAAGCAACGCAGTTCCAGTGTCGTCTGCAAGCTTGTGCATAAGATCTAAAATTTGTCCCTGAATGGTGACATCGAGAGCCGTTGTAGGTTCATCTGCGATAATTAGCTGAGGCGAACAGGCCAGAGCCATGGCGATAACTACTCGTTGGCGCATTCCGCCGCTGAGCTGATGTGGAAATTCTTTTGCTCGTTGGGCAGGAGATGGGATGCCCACTTGGTGAAGAAGTTCGATTGCACGGTTCAAAGCGGCTTTCTTTCCGAGTCCTTCATGCAGGCGTACAACTTCTGCGATTTGTTCTCCGATTTTGAAAACAGGATTCAACGAAGTCATCGGTTCCTGAAAGATCATGGAGATGGAATTACCGCGAATGCGTCGCATGTCTTTTTCTGAAAGGGCGAGCAAGTCCTGTCCGTCAAAGAGTACTTTTCCGCTTGTTATTTCTCCCGGAGGTGACGGGATAAGGCGCATGATGGAAAGCGACGTGACACTTTTACCACAACCTGATTCTCCAACGATACTTAATGACTGTCCAACATTGATAGAGAAGCTTACGTTGTCTACAGCGGTAAGTTTGCCATGTGTTGTTGTGTCAAAAACAGTTGTTAAACCTTGAACAGTAAGCAACGGGGGCATATTGAGTCCTGGTGGTAAAGTTACTTGAGAAGTGGGCACGTACATTGACTCGATGAGCTCGAGTATTATTTATAGTTTCTACCTATTGCGATTTTAGCAAAAATTGTGAGTTGTCTCACAGTTTGTCGAAAAACCAACTGGTATGCTTCATCCTAGAATACGGTTTGAAACAGGCTGGGGCAAGGAGTCTTTCTCTATTGCGTTTTGCAGTTGCTGATCTCTCTTTTGGATCGGTTAACCTCTTAATCGGGACGATTGCCTGATCCAGTTGAAAATAATTTTCAATTACATTCTCAATGTCCTTGACAATCATTTTCAATTTGCATAATCACTAGACATACGTTTTGGAGGGGTCACATATGCCATGTTGTAAACGCAAGCATAAATTGAATTCTTTACCTGCTGGTTGCAAAGCTCGAATTAAAGGTTTTTGTTCTGAGCCGAAGCTGAGAGGTAGACTCTGCGCGCTGGGTTTAACTCCGGGCACGGTTGTTGAAGTATGTGCACCGTGCAGCTTTAGAGTAAAGGATTGTCTGCTCACTTTGGGTGATGACATTGCATGTAGCTTGGAATGTGAACCTTTAGAGAACGAACAGATTCAAGAGCGTACACAGACTGTGGGCACACTATAGCAGTTCTGTGAGTTTATAATTAGATAAGCAACCGGCAAGAGAATTCTCTTGTTGTTGCTGCGCAAAGCGCCTTCGGGGCGGCTTTGTAAAAGCAACAAGCGTTGTTAGTCGATGAATAATCGGAGGTGTCCTATGATGGATGCTATTATTGTTGCAGCGATAATCGCTGTTGCAGCTGGTTATCTTATTCGCCGTTTCATGAAGAAAGGTGCATCCGGAGGCTGTGGTTGCGGAAGCGATTGCGGAGGATGCAGTTCATCAAACGGTTCTATTTCGAAAGATATTAAATCAAGCTGCGATTGCTCTTCACACAAAGAGCAATAAAGTACTGAGGGTCCGATAGTGTGCGAACACGGCACACTTTTTTTACCGGATCTAATTGATAGAGATTTTCAATTTCATAAAGGGTGGTCAGAATGTCGAATGCAATGCCTATGCGGGAATTAAAAGTAGGGGAAAAGGCTAAAGTGGTTGCAATTACTGCAATTGGAGAGCTCGGTCGTCGAATTCGTGATATGGGACTTGTTCCTGGAGCTGAGCTTGAGGTTGTGGGGCGTGCACCATTGAAGGATCCAGTTGCGCTGCGTCTTACTGGCTTTACACTTTCCCTGCGTAATAATGAAGCTGACTACATTGCTGTAGAACGCGTCTAAAAAAATATCTGCCACAAAATTTCTGTATACGAGGAATGTTTCATGTCTAAAGAGATTAAAGTTGCTCTTGCCGGTAACCCTAACTCCGGTAAGACGACAGCGTTTAACGCTATTACTGGTGCGCGTCAGCATGTAGGTAACTATCCGGGTATTACTGTTGATAAGAAAGAAGGTTTCACCACTGTTGGTGACAGCAAAATTCACCTTATCGACCTTCCGGGAACTTACTCCCTTACTGCGTACACAATGGAAGAAATTGTAGCGCGTAACGTTGTTGCTGATCAGCGTCCGGATGTTGTTATTGATGTTCTCAACGCTGGCGCTCTTGAACGTAACCTTTACCTTGCAATCCAGTTGATGGAAATGGGTGCTCCGCTTGTTCTTGCTCTGAACATGATGGATGAAGCAAACAAGCAAGGTATGAAGATTGATATTGATCTGCTTTCTGATCTGCTGAACGTGCCGGTTGTTGAAACTGTTGCACGTACCGGTGATGGTATTCCGAGTTTGCTGGATGCCACCATTAAATGCGCAGCTGAGAATCAGGGTAAGAAGTGGGAGCCTCTTTTAATCTCCTACGGTCCAGACCTTGATCCGGCTTTAGATAAGTTGGTTGCTCTTATTGAAAAGAACAGCGTTCTTACTGACCGTTATCCATCCCGTTGGACAGCTATTAAGTATCTTGAAAGTGATGAAGAAATTATTCAGCTTGGTCGTGAAACCAGCGCTGTTTCTGCAGAACTCGAACAGATAGTTAAAAGTGTAGCAAAACATCTGGAAAGCACTCTCGCAACATATCCTGAAGCTGTTATTGCGGATTACCGCTACGGCTATATTACTTCCCTTATTCGTCAGGGTGTTGTGACTCGTCTTGATTCAGCTGCAGATCGCGTTGTTGTCTCAGACAAAATTGATAGTGTTATTACACATCGATTCCTTGGCCCGCTCATTATGTTCAGTATTATGTACTTGATTTATCAGATTACATTTACTTTTAGTGAAGTGCCTGTTGGCTGGTTTGAAAGTTTCTTTGGCTGGATTGGCGGAGTTGCAGAAGCCAACATGGCTGACGGCTTACTTAAATCTTTGGTTATTTCCGGCATTATTGATGGTGTGGGCGGCGTAATGGGCTTTGTTCCGCTTATTATGTTTATGTTCCTCCAGATCGCAGTTCTCGAAGATTCCGGTTACATGGCGCGTGTTGCATACATGCTTGACCGCGTCTTCCGTTTCTTCGGTTTGCACGGTTGTTCCGTAATGCCTTTCATCGTATCTGGCGGTATCGCAGGTGGTTGTGCTGTTCCGGGTGTAATGGCTGCACGTACCTTACGTAGCCCTAAAGAGAAGCTTGCTACGCTTATCACTGCTCCTTTCATGGCTTGCGGTGCTAAGCTTCCAGTATTCCTTCTCTTTGTAGGCGTATTTTTTGAAGAAAATCAGGCGATGGTCATGTTCCTGCTCACTATGGCAGCATGGGCTTGTGCCTTGATTGTTTCAAAAATTCTTCGTCATACCGTTATTAAAGGTGAATCTACTCCGTTCGTAATGGAACTTCCTCCGTACCGCTTCCCAACTATGCGTGGCCTTTTCATTCACACTTGGGAACGTACATGGCAGTACATTAAGAAAGCCGGTACCGTAATTCTTGCTATCTCCGTTCTTATCTGGGCAGCAATGACTTTCCCGAACCTTCCGGCAGAACAGGTTGCAGCATTTGATGCGCAGAAGACTGTTGTTCAGGAACAGATTGATTCTGCTACCGCTACAGGTTCACCAGTTGCAGAGCTTGAAGAAAAACTTCAGATTGTTGAAAACGCAGAAGCTGAAGCAACCCTTAAAAACTCTTACGCAGGTACAATCGGTGTTGCACTGGAACCTGTAATGAGTCCGGCTGGCTTTGACTGGCGTACAAACATTGCGCTTGTAGGTGGTTTCGCAGCGAAAGAAGTTATCGTATCTACTCTTGGTACTGCGTACTCTCTCGGTGATGTTGATCCGGAAGATGCAGCACCGCTTGCGGAACGTATTGCACAGGACCCTAACTGGACTCCTAGTACTGCAATCGCATTCCTCCTCTTTGTACTTCTTTACGCACC
This Halodesulfovibrio sp. MK-HDV DNA region includes the following protein-coding sequences:
- a CDS encoding FeoB-associated Cys-rich membrane protein, with translation MMDAIIVAAIIAVAAGYLIRRFMKKGASGGCGCGSDCGGCSSSNGSISKDIKSSCDCSSHKEQ
- a CDS encoding FeoA family protein; this encodes MSNAMPMRELKVGEKAKVVAITAIGELGRRIRDMGLVPGAELEVVGRAPLKDPVALRLTGFTLSLRNNEADYIAVERV
- a CDS encoding FeoA family protein, which codes for MPCCKRKHKLNSLPAGCKARIKGFCSEPKLRGRLCALGLTPGTVVEVCAPCSFRVKDCLLTLGDDIACSLECEPLENEQIQERTQTVGTL
- the feoB gene encoding ferrous iron transport protein B, giving the protein MSKEIKVALAGNPNSGKTTAFNAITGARQHVGNYPGITVDKKEGFTTVGDSKIHLIDLPGTYSLTAYTMEEIVARNVVADQRPDVVIDVLNAGALERNLYLAIQLMEMGAPLVLALNMMDEANKQGMKIDIDLLSDLLNVPVVETVARTGDGIPSLLDATIKCAAENQGKKWEPLLISYGPDLDPALDKLVALIEKNSVLTDRYPSRWTAIKYLESDEEIIQLGRETSAVSAELEQIVKSVAKHLESTLATYPEAVIADYRYGYITSLIRQGVVTRLDSAADRVVVSDKIDSVITHRFLGPLIMFSIMYLIYQITFTFSEVPVGWFESFFGWIGGVAEANMADGLLKSLVISGIIDGVGGVMGFVPLIMFMFLQIAVLEDSGYMARVAYMLDRVFRFFGLHGCSVMPFIVSGGIAGGCAVPGVMAARTLRSPKEKLATLITAPFMACGAKLPVFLLFVGVFFEENQAMVMFLLTMAAWACALIVSKILRHTVIKGESTPFVMELPPYRFPTMRGLFIHTWERTWQYIKKAGTVILAISVLIWAAMTFPNLPAEQVAAFDAQKTVVQEQIDSATATGSPVAELEEKLQIVENAEAEATLKNSYAGTIGVALEPVMSPAGFDWRTNIALVGGFAAKEVIVSTLGTAYSLGDVDPEDAAPLAERIAQDPNWTPSTAIAFLLFVLLYAPCFVTVVAIKQEANSWKWAIFSVVFNTGLAYAVAVSVVQIGKLL
- a CDS encoding ABC transporter ATP-binding protein, whose amino-acid sequence is MPPLLTVQGLTTVFDTTTHGKLTAVDNVSFSINVGQSLSIVGESGCGKSVTSLSIMRLIPSPPGEITSGKVLFDGQDLLALSEKDMRRIRGNSISMIFQEPMTSLNPVFKIGEQIAEVVRLHEGLGKKAALNRAIELLHQVGIPSPAQRAKEFPHQLSGGMRQRVVIAMALACSPQLIIADEPTTALDVTIQGQILDLMHKLADDTGTALLLITHDLGLVAENADDVVVMYSGRVVEQASTVELFNKPLHPYTQGLIRSIPTIPQKGTPIHRGMLETIPGVVAPLYAQPTGCRFNERCKHTFDKCRKQEPPLLKPEGKREVRCWLYE